GCTTAAATCTGGATCCGTCACACAATGAACGGGCTGACTCGTAAAGGTCAAGTCAATCTCTTTTTGCTTCCACTTTTCCGTAATCAAAATCACAGCATGACGGATTTGTTCATCCAGTTGAAGTGGTTTTTTCTTTGGTTTAAAATCACGTTCCATCTTTGTCAATGTGACGATTCCATCACATAAACGACTTAGACGAAGACTCTCTGAACGCAAAATACCTGTCAAATCTTTTCTAGTAGATTCATCAAGCTTTTCGTCAGCTAATAAGTCACTCACTCCTACAAGAGAAGCGATTGGTGTTTTCAGTTCATGAGAAAGATTAGCAATAAACGCAGATCGATGTTCGTCACTACGTCTCAAGTCTTCAGCCATCTGATTCACATGTTGAGAAAGCTGAGCCAATTCATTATGATATTTAGCAGTGTCTTTAGGATAATGCTTGAGAGGAATCTTACGGTTAAAATCTCCTCTTGAAATGGCCTTAACAGATTCATTCAATTCTGAAATAGGTTTCGTTAAATGAACAGACCCATACCACATGGCAAGACTCCCTACGAGAATAATGACTAAGCTAAAAATAATTAACCATGTTTGGAAGCTAACCTCTACCATAAACCAGTGTTTTAGGACAAAAACAGTCATTAAACCAATAATACTTGTGCTCACTAAAACACTGCAAAACATGAAGACGAA
This Granulicatella adiacens ATCC 49175 DNA region includes the following protein-coding sequences:
- a CDS encoding sensor histidine kinase, with the protein product MDKQKEIQFPLRNYFVFMFCSVLVSTSIIGLMTVFVLKHWFMVEVSFQTWLIIFSLVIILVGSLAMWYGSVHLTKPISELNESVKAISRGDFNRKIPLKHYPKDTAKYHNELAQLSQHVNQMAEDLRRSDEHRSAFIANLSHELKTPIASLVGVSDLLADEKLDESTRKDLTGILRSESLRLSRLCDGIVTLTKMERDFKPKKKPLQLDEQIRHAVILITEKWKQKEIDLTFTSQPVHCVTDPDLSMQVWTNLLDNAVKYSSDNVHLTIDIQEENDTARVTIADNGIGMSEEDQRHIFEQFYQVEHSHVQEGNGLGLTIVKTIVDQLGGSISVESEIGKGSTFQVILPKQ